In a genomic window of Primulina huaijiensis isolate GDHJ02 chromosome 10, ASM1229523v2, whole genome shotgun sequence:
- the LOC140985844 gene encoding uncharacterized protein gives MANCLAVHNCLVTYAKASGQLINFEKSSLSFSPNTNEQLAENIKSALAVPVVHAHSVYLGLPAISLRSKKLQFRYLVERVAKRIQRWGNKTFSAGGKETLIKSVLQSIPTYALSCFRIPKSVCEEIERECSNFWWGVDVGKKRLHWKSWPALCKPKCMGGLGFRQLETFNQALLAEQIWRVISEPDSLVARVLKGRYFRHQDIMEAEMGSNPSSIWRALMWSRPLLAEGLCWKVGDGARINTFEDIWLPGPRTCLAPIPDYASFSKVKSLMVHGMWNVPLIQKIFSPLIAQKITCIPITPTNIKDARFWKCDPKGMKEKLSKPDFELFVMRTWATWNERLCYLHECNGKARELDADWCENLLREFGAAPYKEGYPSCAVGGVIRDHEGQPILAFGELIDKAQSVTMAELLAI, from the exons ATGGCGAACTGTTTGGCGGTGCACAATTGTCTGGTAACATATGCGAAGGCTTCAGGGCAGCTTATTAATTTCGAAAAGTCCTCCCTCTCCTTCAGCCCGAATACAAATGAGCAGTTGGCTGAGAATATCAAGTCTGCGTTAGCTGTCCCAGTGGTTCACGCCCATTCAGTGTACTTGGGCCTCCCGGCCATCTCTTTGCGAAGTAAGAAACTGCAATTCAGATACCTGGTGGAGAGAGTAGCGAAGAGAATTCAAAGATGGGGAAACAAGACTTTTTCGGCAGGGGGAAAAGAAACATTGATCAAATCGGTGCTCCAGTCCATCCCTACTTATGCCTTGTCCTGCTTTCGTATTCCCAAATCGGTGTGTGAAGAAATAGAGCGTGAATGCTCTAATTTTTGGTGGGGAGTGGACGTAGGGAAAAAGAGATTGCACTGGAAATCGTGGCCAGCCTTGTGTAAGCCGAAATGCATGGGTGGCTTGGGGTTCAGACAACTGGAGACATTCAATCAAGCCCTACTAGCTGAACAGATTTGGCGCGTTATCTCGGAACCTGATTCTTTGGTGGCCAGAGTCTTGAAAGGCCGGTATTTTCGCCATCAGGATATTATGGAagccgaaatgggcagcaatcCTTCCTCCATCTGGAGAGCGTTGATGTGGAGCAGGCCTTTACTTGCTGAAGGTTTGTGTTGGAAGGTGGGAGATGGGGCTCGTATTAATACGTTTGAGGATATTTGGCTTCCGGGTCCTAGAACCTGCCTAGCACCAATTCCTGACTATGCCTCATTCTCTAAAGTGAAGTCTCTCATGGTGCATGGTATGTGGAACGTGCCTCTGATCCAAAAGATTTTCTCTCCACTTATTGCTCAGAAAATCACCTGTATTCCCATCACTCCGACAAATATAAAGGATGCGAGATTTTGGAAATGTGACCCGAAAG GGATGAAGGAGAAGCTGAGTAAACCTGATTTCGAACTGTTTGTCATGCGTACTTGGGCCACTTGGAATGAGAGGCTTTGCTATCTTCATGAATGTAATGGCAAGGCTCGAGAATTGGATGCTGATTGGTGTGAAAATCTGCTCAGGGAATTCGGTGCTGCAC CTTATAAAGAGGGATATCCTAGTTGTGCAGTTGGTGGTGTGATTCGTGATCATGAGGGACAACCGATTTTGGCTTTCGGAGAATTGATTGACAAAGCCCAATCTGTTACAATGGCCGAGCTTCTTGCCATCTAG
- the LOC140985792 gene encoding uncharacterized protein: MDSEEIARRVLSLKISSYDSGETISIPSDLAAYGKHRLDFCLVCKVFSSKAVNRETFHVHMPRMLQSKKSMQIEVIGENTFLLDFASEIDRRHALLDGPWHFFKDMAIFKAPEGLQKTSDLVFDEIPMWVQCHNVPLAFMHSAIIRNLGSRIGRVLEVDEGEEGKCSGRHARIRVSLNINHPLKQCLWVKSHMGSDDICIIIVYEKLPNFCFNCGKLGHVQRDCDIQEENAPTLKFGNWLKASSVSGDKKVNTSKANTNYSSGSPTGDSQEEGSEDIIIRSGSVVKHVGTDSSRDKSVTDYNLVSETIVLQSDNLLHELHPENRVMELCTDKKISMSPEVDTHTSTEPHRKQWKRLARDKSKFSTDNTESSPHKDKGKRAMHTQADSEEGSKRARKSTISGTTKLQIRSHHQIQ, from the coding sequence ATGGATTCTGAAGAAATAGCTCGAAGAGTTCTCTCACTCAAGATATCTTCGTACGACTCTGGGGAAACAATTTCTATCCCATCGGATTTGGCTGCCTACGGTAAACATCGGTTGGATTTTTGCTTGGTGTGTAAGGTGTTTTCATCTAAAGCTGTGAATCGAGAGACTTTCCATGTTCATATGCCCCGTATGTTACAATCGAAGAAATCTATGCAGATTGAGGTAATTGGGGAAAACACTTTCCTACTAGATTTTGCGTCTGAAATTGATCGTAGACATGCGCTCTTAGATGGACCTTGGCATTTCTTTAAGGATATGGCAATTTTTAAAGCTCCAGAAGGTCTTCAAAAAACATCAGACTTGGTATTCGATGAAATTCCTATGTGGGTGCAGTGTCACAATGTGCCATTAGCGTTTATGCACTCCGCTATCATTAGAAACCTTGGATCGAGAATTGGAAGGGTCTTGGAGGTGGATGAAGGAGAAGAGGGTAAATGTTCCGGCAGGCATGCTCGTATTCGTGTCTCCTTAAATATAAACCATCCTTTGAAGCAATGTCTTTGGGTCAAATCACATATGGGGTCTGATGATATTTGTATCATTATTGTCTATGAAAAGCTACCCAACTTTTGCTTTAATTGTGGTAAGCTTGGCCACGTTCAAAGAGACTGTGATATTCAGGAGGAAAATGCTCCTACTCTTAAATTTGGTAATTGGCTTAAAGCATCATCTGTTTCTGGAGACAAGAAAGTAAACACCTCAAAAGCCAATACTAACTACAGTAGTGGCTCACCTACCGGGGATTCTCAAGAGGAAGGATCAGAGGATATTATTATTAGGTCCGGATCAGTTGTCAAACATGTTGGTACCGATTCATCCCGAGACAAAAGTGTGACGGATTATAACTTAGTGTCAGAAACTATTGTCTTGCAATCTGATAATCTTCTGCATGAATTGCATCCTGAGAATAGGGTGATGGAGTTATGTACTGATAAGAAAATTTCTATGTCTCCAGAAGTGGATACTCATACAAGTACAGAACCTCACAGGAAACAGTGGAAACGCTTGGCTAGAGACAAATCAAAATTTAGCACTGATAATACTGAGAGTTCTCCCCACAAGGACAAAGGAAAACGTGCCATGCATACACAAGCAGATTCAGAGGAGGGTTCAAAAAGAGCACGAAAATCGACGATTTCTGGAACAACAAAATTACAAATTCGCAGTCACCACCAAATCCAATGA